Proteins from one Candidatus Eisenbacteria bacterium genomic window:
- the rpsM gene encoding 30S ribosomal protein S13, with protein MARIAGVDIPNEKRVEYALTYIFGIGLATARKILATAKVDPDKRVKNLTDDESARLRSEIETNYRIEGALHTEVGMNIKRLMDIGSYRGLRHRRSLPARGQRTRTNARTRKGPKKTAGAVRRKVKPGKKG; from the coding sequence TTGGCGCGCATAGCGGGAGTCGACATTCCCAATGAGAAGAGGGTGGAGTACGCCCTGACCTACATCTTCGGAATCGGCCTGGCGACGGCCCGGAAGATTCTGGCGACGGCCAAGGTCGACCCGGACAAGCGGGTCAAGAACCTGACCGATGACGAGTCGGCCCGGCTGCGGAGCGAGATCGAGACCAACTACCGGATCGAGGGCGCCCTGCACACCGAGGTCGGGATGAACATCAAGCGCCTGATGGACATCGGCTCCTACAGGGGCCTGCGCCATCGGCGGTCGCTTCCCGCGCGCGGGCAGCGGACGAGGACGAACGCGCGGACCCGCAAGGGACCCAAGAAGACAGCCGGCGCTGTGCGCCGGAAGG
- the rpmJ gene encoding 50S ribosomal protein L36, producing MKVRTSVKKICENCKIVRRDGVLRVICKKNPRHKQRQK from the coding sequence ATGAAGGTCAGAACGTCGGTCAAGAAAATCTGCGAGAACTGCAAGATCGTTCGCAGGGATGGTGTTCTTCGCGTCATCTGCAAGAAGAACCCACGCCATAAGCAGAGGCAGAAGTAG